The Rhizoctonia solani chromosome 14, complete sequence genome has a segment encoding these proteins:
- a CDS encoding chromatin assembly factor 1 subunit A, which produces MSVRVKTLEIRWHHSAEKNYSEPIYACDFQPLPANQLKKLVAPRIQQGRDRDKEKDKDLSGPGYGQCYRLVTGGGDNNIRVWMVYPNVAAPGQTTPSQPSRVEYLATLSKHTAAVNVVRFSPNGEFIASAGDDGMLAIWSPSDKPVHNFGDNAEELQYEKEHWRPRVVVRATTREVYDLAWSPNGEYIVTGSTDNTARVHNALDGTVVREITEHSHYVQGVAWDPLNEFLATQSSDRSVHVHAITTKRGVFETHAVGKNSKMKVRQTRTPSRNPPPQPHAPRMVRRQSNASDTESIMTSASERPSEMEREPSGHPVSTPNQGQGQNQQSYRASSAASNTAPTQLTAPLTPATSIASTPVHTSAPMFPPSSSRRSSISSAAAPSPPHSAMSRYGRSPSPMPPLPAIRTPLPTSTNTAAWATKLYGDENFTNFFRRLTFSPDGALMLTPAGQFEDHSHALEIAANTGRATTPTPSSRASSRAPDDPPVRPKRERPLTGTDATAQSSVYIYARAGLSSGQHPIAHLPGHKRASVAVKFCPLLFELRHGVNAPGEMKRVSLEMGKEQVVHVDMGAGASPSPSIGTVSSAQPPSPAPSNVSMSGPGSVPATPNSGSKTLPPPAFTEVTPNTANKLSTSSVFALPYRMLFAVATQDSVMIYDTQQAGPICMFSNLHYSSFTDMAWAPDGQSLMLASSDGYCSLVVFDDVLPLYHTQQHNLQLHSIAASHSHPHPNSRTPVRPSASPAVSTVSLPGPGPRTSSGGVLKRAADSNSSSVLPTPALTTTNPGVPEEAPPAVEPSTTAPEPVKKKRRIAPTTISTLDK; this is translated from the exons ATGTCCGTGCGAGTCAAGACACTCGAAATTCGATGGCACCACAGTGCCGAGAAGAACTACAGCGAGCCCATCTATGCATGTGACTTCCAGCCCCTACCAGCCAATCAATTGAAGAAGCTGGTCGCACCGAGGATACAACAAGGTCGAGACAGAGATAAAGAAAAGGATAAGGATCTTTCAGGTCCTGGGTATGGTCAGTGCTACCGACTGGTAACAGGAGGAGGAGATAACAATATCAGA GTGTGGATGGTATACCCGAATGTTGCGGCGCCAGGCCAGACAACACCAAGCCAGCCATCCCGTGTAGAATATCTCGCTACCCTCAGTAAACACACTGCTGCGGTCAATGTAGTGCGCTTCAGCCCCAACG GTGAATTTATCGCGTCTGCTGGTGATGACGGGATGCTCGCCATATGGTCTCCGTCCGACAAACCTGTGCACAACTTTGGAGACAACGCTGAAGAGCTTCAGTACGAAAAGGAACATTGGCGACCTCGGGTTGTTGTTCG TGCGACCACTCGTGAAGTCTATGACCTGGCATGGAGTCCTAATGGAGAATACATTGTTACAGGCAGTACCGATAATACTGCACGTGTACACAACGCTCTTGACGGCACAGTCGTACGAGAGATCACGGAACACTCCCATTATGTTCAAGGAGTTGCCTGGGACCCTCTCAACGAATTCCTTGCCACCCAGAGCTCAGATCGATCTGTTCATGTGCATGCGATAACCACTAAACGAGGCGTGTTCGAAACTCACGCAGTGGGCAAAAACTCAAAAATGAAGGTACGCCAAACGCGTACGCCAAGTCGGAACCCGCCTCCTCAACCTCATGCCCCACGCATGGTGCGCCGACAATCGAATGCAAGTGACACTGAATCGATCATGACGTCTGCCAGCGAACGCCCAAGCGAGATGGAGAGAGAACCCTCAGGGCACCCCGTGTCGACGCCGAATCAGGGGCAGGGCCAGAATCAGCAATCATACCGGGCGTCATCCGCCGCATCTAACACAGCGCCGACCCAACTTACTGCACCACTTACCCCAGCGACGTCGATTGCGAGCACCCCGGTTCACACGTCTGCTCCAATGTTCCCGCCTTCATCATCACGTCGATCTTCGATCAGTTCTGCTGCGGCTCCGTCACCTCCTCATTCTGCCATGAGTCGTTACGGCCGATCGCCATCCCCAATGCCCCCGCTCCCTGCCATACGTACCCCTCTGCCAACGAGTACTAATACCGCTGCATGGGCGACAAAACTCTATGGCGACGAGAATTTTACGAATTTCTTCCGCCGGTTGACGTTTAGCCCAGATGGTGCACTGATGCTCACTCCTGCCGGACAATTTGAAGATCATTCGCATGCCCTCGAGATTGCGGCTAATACTGGTCGAGCTACCACTCCTACCCCGAGCTCGCGTGCCTCGAGCCGGGCTCCCGACGACCCACCTGTACGACCCAAACGTGAACGCCCACTCACTGGTACAGATGCCACGGCGCAATCGagtgtatatatttatgctCGAGCGGGTCTCTCAAGCGGTCAACATCCAATTGCTCACTTGCCTGGGCATAAACGTGCTAGCGTGGCGGTCAAGTTTTGCCCGTTGCTATTTGAGCTTCGGCATGGGGTGAATGCTCCAGGTGAAATGAAGCGGGTCTCTTTGGAGATGGGGAAGGAGCAGGTTGTCCACGTGGATATGGGTGCAGGGGCCAGTCCGAGCCCTAGTATCGGTACTGTCAGCAGTGCGCAACCTCCTTCACCAGCTCCTTCAAACGTATCCATGAGTGGACCGGGGTCAGTCCCTGCGACGCCGAACAGTGGATCAAAGACCCTACCACCCCCGGCTTTCACCGAAGTCACCCCAAATACCGCTAACAAGCTATCGACGAGTTCCGTTTTCGCATTACCTTATCGAATGCTTTTCGCAGTAGCGACGCAGGATAGCGTAATGATATATGATACTCAGCAAGCCGGACCGATATGCATGTTCTCGAACTTGCATTACAGTAGTTTCACTGACATGGCTTG GGCTCCTGATGGCCAATCTTTGATGCTCGCCTCGTCAGATGGGTACTGTTCGCTCGTCGTTTTCGACGATGTACTTCCATTATATCACACTCAACAACACAACTTGCAGCTACATTCCATAGCCGCATCCCATTCCCACCCTCACCCCAACTCGCGGACGCCCGTACGTCCGTCTGCATCGCCAGCCGTGTCAACTGTCTCGTTACCAGGACCTGGCCCGCGAACATCAAGCGGAGGTGTCCTGAAACGTGCGGCAGATTCAAATTCTAGCTCTGTACTCCCCACTCCCGCGTTAACCACCACGAACCCTGGCGTTCCCGAAGAAGCACCTCCAGCTGTCGAGCCATCAACAACTGCACCAGAACCCGTCAAGAAGAAACGACGAATTGCGCCAACGACCATTTCGACGCTCGATAAATGA